One window of Dyadobacter sandarakinus genomic DNA carries:
- a CDS encoding sugar porter family MFS transporter — MTEKADVAPAGSRLPYIILITSVAAFGGFLFGYDTAVIAGAIGYLQVRFNLSPLMVGWAASAAIWGCVLGAMSAGYLSDRYGRKAVLIGTAVLFALPAYGSAVVDDLTSFIIMRLLGGVGVGAASMLCPMYISEIAPPHIRGRLVTLYQLAIVLGINIIYVINLKISQAGDQAWNVANGWRYMLGSEVIPAVVFFVLLFFVPESPRWLAAQSKGDAAKKILEKINGSAVSLKVYAEISESLHDEKGGWRDLMDQKLRKPLLIGVVLALFSQITGINAVIYYAPEIFKSIGFGAESAFTQTIIIGLVNLLFTCLAIWLIDRAGRRSLLIWGVAVMVICLFATGICFHFHVDQGPWLLIFILGYIAGFAVSLGPIPWVLMSEIFPTRIRGIAMSLATLVLWVGVVVITQLTPYFLETFGGASTFWIFMVNAVIIWIFTFKKIPETKNRTLEEIERSW; from the coding sequence ATGACGGAAAAAGCAGATGTAGCACCCGCCGGGAGCAGATTGCCCTATATCATTTTGATCACGAGCGTCGCCGCATTTGGAGGCTTTCTTTTTGGCTATGATACGGCGGTAATCGCCGGGGCCATCGGATATCTTCAGGTGAGGTTCAACCTTTCTCCCCTGATGGTTGGCTGGGCTGCCAGCGCCGCCATCTGGGGGTGCGTGCTCGGCGCTATGTCGGCCGGGTACCTCAGCGACCGCTATGGCCGGAAGGCGGTACTGATTGGTACCGCGGTGCTTTTCGCACTGCCTGCCTATGGTTCGGCCGTAGTCGACGATCTTACCAGCTTCATTATCATGCGGCTGCTGGGCGGGGTCGGTGTAGGCGCAGCTTCCATGCTTTGCCCGATGTACATTTCAGAAATAGCGCCTCCGCACATACGGGGTCGCCTGGTTACCCTGTACCAGCTGGCGATTGTGCTGGGGATCAATATCATTTACGTAATTAATCTTAAAATCAGTCAGGCTGGCGACCAAGCCTGGAATGTGGCCAATGGCTGGCGCTACATGCTGGGCTCGGAAGTGATCCCCGCGGTCGTATTTTTTGTGTTGTTGTTTTTTGTCCCGGAAAGTCCGCGGTGGCTTGCAGCGCAGTCGAAGGGGGATGCAGCCAAAAAAATCCTCGAAAAAATCAATGGAAGTGCAGTGTCGCTGAAAGTTTACGCCGAGATATCGGAAAGTCTGCACGACGAAAAAGGCGGCTGGCGTGACCTGATGGACCAAAAGCTTCGTAAACCATTGCTGATCGGGGTTGTGCTGGCGCTGTTTTCACAGATTACCGGTATCAATGCAGTCATTTACTACGCGCCGGAAATCTTCAAAAGCATTGGTTTCGGCGCTGAGTCAGCATTTACCCAAACGATCATCATCGGGCTGGTGAACCTGCTTTTTACCTGCCTGGCGATTTGGCTGATAGACAGGGCAGGCAGGAGGAGCTTGCTGATCTGGGGGGTTGCCGTGATGGTGATCTGCCTTTTTGCCACCGGTATCTGTTTCCATTTTCATGTGGATCAGGGACCCTGGCTGCTGATTTTCATACTGGGTTACATTGCCGGTTTTGCCGTGTCACTCGGCCCGATTCCCTGGGTGCTGATGTCGGAGATATTCCCGACCAGGATCAGGGGCATTGCCATGTCGCTCGCTACACTGGTACTATGGGTTGGGGTAGTGGTGATTACCCAGCTTACGCCCTATTTTCTGGAGACATTCGGAGGCGCATCCACATTCTGGATTTTTATGGTCAACGCTGTGATCATCTGGATATTCACTTTTAAAAAGATACCGGAAACAAAAAACCGGACGCTGGAAGAAATCGAAAGAAGCTGGTGA
- a CDS encoding DUF4185 domain-containing protein: MLFCVAVLLSCGGKQSGERGDAAQQEIDEKHFTAEPAPDWTNLFVRKSGWFGGDGIFAIPLSGKDDGKSDSLLFLFSDTMVGEIRNDTLQPGFVMVNNSVALLKGKAPVSSNLAFRIAGEKNAYKAIFTPDTNKPDKDTYLWLGDGFANPDAGKDVFIFAYQITNTHDKSPFPFKETGNVLIRIPAGSPFPYAGQQQKSLPFNNYRSGEETISFGAGVFNNTEGAGEPDADGFVYVYGIKGKNKQLVTARVKPGAIDSFDQWEFRNSSGWSRDVKSAGAISDSVSNEMSVSRLGKGKYALVYQLGGILPEICMQVGPTPAGPFGKRIILYKTTSDIRDTDLFTYNAKAHPALSAPGELLISYNVNSFQFFDVLPKKPDLYRPRFVRVKFGQPTTHASH, from the coding sequence ATGCTGTTTTGCGTGGCGGTACTGCTTTCCTGCGGCGGTAAGCAGTCCGGGGAGCGCGGCGACGCAGCACAGCAGGAAATCGATGAAAAGCATTTCACGGCAGAGCCCGCACCGGACTGGACGAACCTGTTTGTGAGAAAGTCGGGCTGGTTCGGGGGAGACGGGATTTTTGCCATACCCCTCTCAGGGAAGGACGACGGGAAGAGCGACAGCCTGCTGTTCCTGTTCAGTGATACCATGGTAGGTGAAATCCGTAATGATACCTTGCAGCCGGGTTTTGTGATGGTTAACAATTCCGTTGCGTTGCTGAAAGGTAAAGCCCCTGTGTCATCAAACCTTGCATTCAGGATTGCGGGCGAAAAGAATGCTTACAAAGCCATTTTTACACCAGATACAAACAAGCCCGACAAGGATACCTACCTCTGGCTCGGGGACGGTTTCGCAAATCCCGATGCCGGTAAAGACGTTTTTATTTTTGCCTATCAGATTACCAATACCCACGATAAGTCACCTTTTCCTTTTAAAGAAACAGGCAATGTGCTGATCCGGATACCTGCCGGCAGTCCTTTTCCCTATGCCGGTCAGCAGCAGAAATCCCTGCCCTTCAACAATTACAGGAGCGGCGAAGAGACGATTTCCTTCGGTGCCGGTGTGTTCAACAACACGGAGGGTGCCGGGGAGCCTGATGCAGATGGGTTTGTATATGTGTATGGCATCAAAGGCAAAAACAAGCAGCTGGTTACGGCCAGGGTAAAGCCTGGCGCGATCGATTCATTCGATCAGTGGGAGTTCCGGAACAGCAGTGGGTGGTCCAGGGATGTGAAATCTGCCGGAGCAATCAGCGATTCGGTGTCCAATGAAATGAGCGTAAGCAGACTCGGAAAAGGAAAATATGCCCTGGTGTATCAGCTGGGTGGTATCCTTCCGGAAATATGCATGCAGGTAGGACCTACGCCCGCCGGTCCGTTTGGAAAGCGGATCATTCTTTACAAAACCACCAGCGACATCCGGGATACGGACCTGTTTACGTACAATGCCAAGGCACATCCCGCATTGTCAGCGCCCGGGGAGCTGCTGATTTCCTATAATGTGAACAGCTTTCAGTTTTTCGACGTGTTACCCAAAAAGCCTGACCTGTATCGCCCGCGCTTTGTACGGGTGAAATTCGGGCAGCCCACCACTCACGCAAGCCACTAG
- a CDS encoding GH92 family glycosyl hydrolase, giving the protein MSSFKSGSIYMKARFSVAVALLVMHLAGARTAAQDVLKYVDPDIGTAHSRWFFYTPAAVPYGMAKLAPSTNAHYGNPSGWEAVGYDTRQNSIEGFVHFHEWQIGGVSYMPATGTLKTRPGDLEGTNTGYRSRFDRKNQVAQPGYYKVLLDDYQITAELTATKRVGFQRYTFPESKQAHIILDIGNKQGESDMVTDAGIKMLDDTHFEGFVITYPRYVKTYDPEGKVAMYFYGEISKKPADVSAFTADQIQGHQKSATGKGAGLALHFQTKNQETIEVKTGLSYTSCANARQNFMAEAKGLSFDKAKTEAQKTWQQQLGKFAVDDPDEPNKIKFYTGLYHALLGRGIASDVNGAYPKHGGQVGQLPKQNGRQMPFEFINTDAIWGAFWNITQLWSLSYPEWYGSFVNTHLQIFRDKGWFGDGIANSEFVSGVGTNFVGLAIAGAYQAGIRNYDTALAYQAVKANELNYRNRPAGSGKLDIKAFLKHGFVPFPENAGQDFITDSLGSTFAGSHTLEYSYSAFAAAQMASALGKTEDYNQFIKLSNGWREIFNPESKLMHPKTAAGIFIPKFDPYQPWRGFQEGNAVQYTFYVPHNPAGLIGAIGRDSFNSRLDSIFTVSEKLGFGGGKTIDAFAGINSIYNHGNQPNLHTSWLFNFSGKPWLTQKWTRMIGNDFYGTEPIHGYGYGQDEDQGQLGSGYVLNSLGLFDVKGFTDLRPVVELGSPLFKQVTITLGNGKTLVIETKNNAKDHVYVQSASFNGAPLDNCWLYRDELMRGGKLTFVMGAQPNINWGTKTPPPSAQ; this is encoded by the coding sequence ATGAGCAGTTTTAAATCCGGATCCATCTATATGAAAGCCAGGTTCAGCGTAGCAGTGGCATTATTGGTCATGCATTTGGCAGGTGCGCGCACAGCAGCACAGGATGTGTTAAAGTATGTTGATCCTGATATCGGTACAGCGCACAGCCGCTGGTTTTTTTACACGCCGGCGGCAGTCCCTTACGGCATGGCCAAACTTGCCCCGTCGACCAACGCGCATTACGGCAACCCTTCCGGCTGGGAAGCTGTCGGGTATGATACGCGGCAAAATTCCATTGAGGGATTTGTGCATTTTCATGAATGGCAGATCGGCGGGGTGAGCTATATGCCCGCTACCGGCACTCTCAAAACCAGGCCCGGCGATCTGGAAGGTACCAATACGGGTTACCGGTCCCGGTTCGACAGGAAAAATCAGGTGGCACAGCCTGGCTACTACAAGGTACTGCTGGACGATTACCAGATCACCGCGGAGCTTACCGCCACCAAAAGGGTGGGCTTTCAGCGCTATACCTTTCCCGAAAGTAAGCAGGCGCATATCATCCTGGATATCGGCAACAAGCAGGGCGAAAGCGACATGGTAACGGATGCCGGTATCAAAATGCTCGACGATACGCACTTTGAAGGTTTTGTGATCACCTATCCCAGGTATGTAAAAACTTACGATCCCGAGGGAAAGGTCGCCATGTATTTTTATGGTGAAATCAGCAAAAAACCGGCCGATGTAAGTGCATTTACTGCTGATCAGATCCAGGGACATCAGAAAAGCGCCACCGGCAAAGGTGCCGGGCTTGCGCTCCATTTCCAGACAAAAAACCAGGAAACGATTGAGGTGAAAACCGGCTTATCGTACACCTCCTGTGCCAATGCCAGGCAAAACTTTATGGCCGAAGCAAAAGGGCTGTCGTTTGACAAAGCAAAAACAGAGGCGCAAAAAACCTGGCAGCAGCAGCTGGGCAAATTTGCTGTGGACGACCCGGATGAACCCAATAAAATCAAATTTTATACCGGGTTATACCATGCCCTACTGGGCCGGGGCATCGCCAGCGATGTGAACGGTGCCTACCCGAAGCACGGTGGCCAGGTGGGGCAGCTGCCAAAGCAGAACGGCAGGCAAATGCCCTTTGAATTCATCAATACAGATGCTATCTGGGGGGCTTTCTGGAACATTACGCAGCTATGGTCGCTATCGTACCCGGAATGGTACGGCAGCTTCGTAAACACACATTTACAGATATTCAGGGACAAAGGCTGGTTCGGCGACGGCATTGCCAATAGTGAATTTGTATCCGGCGTGGGGACCAATTTTGTGGGTCTTGCCATTGCGGGAGCCTACCAGGCAGGCATCCGCAACTATGATACAGCTCTGGCGTACCAAGCCGTAAAAGCCAACGAACTAAACTACCGGAACCGTCCTGCCGGCTCGGGCAAGCTGGACATCAAAGCATTTCTTAAGCATGGCTTTGTGCCTTTTCCGGAAAACGCCGGGCAGGATTTCATAACTGATTCCCTTGGCTCCACCTTCGCAGGCTCCCATACACTGGAATACAGTTACAGTGCATTTGCTGCTGCACAAATGGCGAGCGCATTGGGCAAAACGGAAGATTATAATCAGTTTATCAAATTGTCGAACGGCTGGCGGGAGATCTTCAACCCGGAAAGCAAGCTGATGCACCCGAAGACCGCTGCCGGCATTTTTATACCAAAATTTGATCCGTACCAGCCCTGGCGGGGTTTTCAGGAAGGGAATGCAGTGCAATATACTTTTTATGTACCGCACAACCCGGCCGGACTCATCGGAGCGATCGGCAGGGACAGTTTCAACAGCAGGCTGGACAGTATTTTCACGGTATCGGAAAAACTTGGTTTCGGCGGAGGCAAAACGATCGACGCATTTGCAGGCATCAACTCCATTTACAATCATGGCAACCAGCCCAACCTGCACACAAGCTGGCTGTTCAACTTTTCGGGGAAGCCCTGGCTCACGCAGAAATGGACGCGCATGATCGGCAACGATTTTTATGGTACCGAACCCATTCACGGATATGGTTACGGCCAGGACGAAGACCAGGGACAGCTTGGGTCCGGGTATGTGCTGAATTCGCTCGGCTTGTTTGATGTAAAAGGCTTTACGGATCTCCGGCCGGTTGTTGAATTGGGCAGTCCTTTATTTAAACAGGTCACCATCACATTGGGTAATGGAAAAACGCTGGTTATTGAAACCAAAAATAACGCGAAGGACCATGTGTATGTCCAGTCTGCCAGCTTCAACGGAGCTCCGCTTGATAACTGCTGGCTGTACCGCGACGAGCTGATGCGGGGCGGCAAACTTACGTTTGTGATGGGTGCACAACCCAATATAAATTGGGGTACAAAAACGCCGCCGCCCTCCGCACAATAA